From the Halalkalicoccus sp. CGA53 genome, one window contains:
- a CDS encoding cob(I)yrinic acid a,c-diamide adenosyltransferase yields MTDDDPLGRTPGKGRTPEAQEIEPGSPEEFGRVQVFWGDGKGKTTAAMGMGLRAAGHGFRVHMLQFMKGGAASVEDVRGEYNAISVLPGFSYENAGHYGWHGMRDGSEDTDHESEAAAGFERLRELIDCASEADLAEPIPFDAPPEEGMHMLIVDELLYAANRNLVDREAVLELIETKPADLELVLTGGHERPEWLLEHADLVTNVRKERHHFDEGQRARKGTEY; encoded by the coding sequence GTGACCGACGACGATCCGCTCGGACGGACGCCCGGGAAGGGCCGGACCCCCGAGGCCCAGGAGATCGAACCGGGTTCCCCCGAGGAGTTCGGCCGGGTGCAAGTCTTCTGGGGCGACGGCAAGGGCAAGACGACCGCGGCGATGGGGATGGGACTGCGCGCCGCCGGGCACGGCTTCCGGGTCCACATGCTCCAGTTCATGAAGGGCGGGGCCGCGAGCGTCGAGGACGTCCGCGGCGAGTACAACGCGATCTCGGTACTACCCGGCTTCTCCTACGAGAACGCCGGCCACTACGGCTGGCACGGGATGCGCGACGGCAGCGAGGACACCGATCACGAGAGCGAGGCCGCGGCGGGCTTCGAGCGACTGCGAGAGCTGATCGACTGTGCCTCCGAAGCCGATCTCGCGGAGCCGATCCCGTTCGACGCACCCCCCGAGGAGGGGATGCACATGCTGATCGTGGACGAACTGCTCTACGCGGCGAACCGCAATCTCGTGGACAGGGAGGCGGTTTTGGAGCTGATCGAGACGAAACCCGCGGACCTCGAACTCGTCCTCACCGGCGGCCACGAACGCCCGGAGTGGCTGCTCGAGCACGCCGACCTCGTGACGAACGTCCGAAAGGAGAGACACCACTTCGACGAGGGCCAGCGCGCGCGGAAGGGCACCGAGTACTGA
- a CDS encoding adenosylcobinamide amidohydrolase, whose translation MFDAETRGGVTQLRREGSRWLSTGWNGGKTEGSTAYNVTVPEGWPTLDIGAYLTERLSGAGFARPGPALLTGVDQRHARLARLDSVTVLATAGLSNPATLPLDPDRRRSDPDTDGDRPPGTVNLFVGTARACVEGSLSGVIATAVEAKTATLLAETGFSGTTSDALIVACDPAGEPVEYVGSATEVGTAVRACVRDALLASLRSRYAERGYPESVTDAEYGVETRERATVGSVPGTEPEK comes from the coding sequence TTGTTTGACGCGGAGACTCGTGGGGGAGTGACACAGCTGCGGCGAGAGGGCTCCCGCTGGCTGTCGACCGGGTGGAACGGCGGGAAGACGGAAGGGAGTACCGCCTACAACGTCACGGTCCCGGAGGGATGGCCGACGCTCGACATCGGAGCGTACCTGACCGAACGGCTCTCCGGGGCGGGCTTCGCCCGCCCCGGTCCGGCGCTGCTCACTGGCGTCGACCAGCGCCACGCGCGACTCGCCCGGCTCGACTCCGTCACGGTACTCGCCACCGCCGGTCTCTCGAACCCGGCGACGCTCCCGCTCGATCCGGATCGGAGACGTTCCGATCCCGATACTGACGGCGATCGACCGCCCGGAACGGTGAACCTGTTCGTCGGGACGGCCCGGGCCTGTGTCGAGGGCTCGCTCTCCGGGGTGATCGCCACGGCCGTCGAGGCGAAGACCGCGACGCTGCTCGCCGAGACGGGCTTTTCGGGGACGACGAGCGACGCGCTGATCGTCGCCTGCGATCCGGCGGGAGAGCCCGTCGAGTACGTCGGCAGCGCGACGGAGGTGGGAACGGCGGTCCGCGCGTGCGTACGCGACGCGCTGCTCGCGAGCCTCCGCTCGCGCTACGCGGAGAGGGGGTATCCGGAGTCGGTCACCGACGCCGAGTACGGGGTGGAGACACGCGAGCGCGCGACGGTCGGGTCGGTCCCCGGGACCGAACCGGAGAAGTGA
- a CDS encoding threonine-phosphate decarboxylase, which yields MDPDAARRVERVPHGGGVDSGLIDFSANVNPETAPGVTAVYDGALAVSKRYHADDYTGYRTAAGASVGCEPISVIPTAGGLDGIRLALSVHVDRGDRVLLPYPSFGEYAREVRLQGAEPEFVPVEELLDTDPEGYAMAIVCNPNNPTGLAFDADDLTRFLERCRAAGTVLLADEAFLGFTDRPSMAGLDGAVVIRSLTKLFGLPGLRAGFAVATDDLYEPMERARLTWNLSTPAAAVGAHCLRSKGFVEETRARVESERERMAEALSEGYEVHPSDAPFLLLDVGDRSVEEVVETARDGGIAIRDARSFRGLDSHVRCAVRTPAQNDRLIGVLSLV from the coding sequence ATGGATCCCGACGCGGCACGGCGCGTCGAGCGGGTTCCCCACGGGGGTGGGGTAGACTCAGGGCTGATCGACTTCAGCGCGAACGTCAACCCCGAGACGGCACCCGGCGTCACCGCCGTCTACGACGGGGCGCTCGCCGTCTCGAAGCGGTATCACGCCGACGACTACACCGGCTACCGGACTGCCGCGGGCGCGTCCGTCGGCTGCGAGCCGATCTCGGTGATCCCGACCGCGGGCGGGCTCGACGGCATTCGGCTCGCGCTCTCGGTACACGTCGACCGGGGCGACCGGGTACTCCTCCCGTACCCGAGCTTCGGGGAGTACGCCCGCGAGGTCAGGCTACAGGGAGCCGAGCCGGAGTTCGTCCCGGTCGAGGAGCTCCTCGACACCGATCCCGAGGGGTACGCGATGGCGATCGTCTGTAACCCGAACAATCCCACGGGACTCGCGTTCGACGCGGACGACCTCACCCGGTTCCTCGAGAGATGCCGGGCGGCCGGGACCGTACTCCTCGCCGACGAGGCCTTTCTCGGGTTCACCGACCGGCCCTCGATGGCCGGCCTCGACGGGGCCGTCGTGATCCGCTCGCTCACGAAACTGTTCGGGTTGCCGGGGCTCCGCGCGGGCTTCGCCGTCGCGACCGACGACCTCTACGAGCCGATGGAGCGCGCCCGCCTCACCTGGAACCTCTCGACCCCTGCCGCCGCCGTCGGGGCACACTGTCTCCGCTCGAAAGGGTTCGTCGAGGAGACCAGGGCACGCGTCGAGAGCGAGCGGGAACGGATGGCCGAGGCGCTCTCGGAGGGCTACGAGGTCCACCCGTCAGACGCCCCCTTCCTCCTGCTCGACGTCGGGGACCGGTCGGTCGAGGAGGTGGTAGAGACCGCCCGCGACGGTGGGATCGCGATCCGCGACGCGCGGAGTTTCAGGGGGCTCGACTCGCACGTCCGGTGCGCGGTGCGGACGCCCGCACAGAACGACCGGCTGATCGGGGTGCTCTCGCTTGTTTGA
- a CDS encoding NTP transferase domain-containing protein, whose amino-acid sequence MDALVICGGEGSRLGGEVEKPLVEVDGRAMVDRVLDALSGSAVDRTIAVTSPNAPETREHVGERAPTIETPGEGYVADLGVALGRVSLPVLTVAADLPLLDSAVIDRVVAEHDCGSLALYVPGERKRMLGVSVDAVHEIGGREVAPAGVNVVGEGEDRSLVLDDERLSVNVNRPGDVRVAERLATEE is encoded by the coding sequence GTGGACGCTCTGGTGATCTGTGGCGGCGAGGGGAGCCGTCTCGGCGGCGAGGTCGAGAAGCCGCTGGTCGAGGTGGATGGTCGCGCGATGGTCGATCGGGTGCTCGACGCGCTGTCGGGGAGTGCAGTCGATCGGACGATCGCCGTGACCTCCCCGAACGCCCCGGAGACGCGCGAACACGTCGGGGAACGGGCTCCGACGATCGAGACGCCCGGCGAGGGCTACGTCGCCGATCTGGGCGTCGCCCTCGGTCGGGTCTCGCTCCCCGTCCTGACCGTCGCGGCCGACCTCCCCCTCCTGGATTCGGCGGTGATAGATCGAGTCGTCGCAGAACACGACTGCGGCTCGCTTGCGCTCTACGTTCCGGGAGAGAGAAAGCGGATGCTGGGAGTGAGCGTCGACGCCGTCCACGAGATCGGTGGGCGGGAGGTCGCTCCGGCGGGGGTGAACGTCGTCGGGGAGGGCGAGGACCGGTCGCTCGTGCTCGACGACGAGCGGCTCTCGGTGAACGTCAATCGGCCGGGAGACGTGCGGGTCGCAGAGCGCCTCGCGACCGAGGAGTGA
- the cobS gene encoding adenosylcobinamide-GDP ribazoletransferase, with the protein MGVSEVTSALRGAFGFLTRVPIGHNEADWGAFRNTPTAFVLVGYPVGALVSLSLFVPGQEATAFALLLSVYLVCGVNHVDGLADCADAAVVHGDGERRREVLKDTTTGVGAVLAVTLVVAGLVLAGLALASFPLPVAIGIVIAAEVGAKLSMALVVCLGEATHEGFGSSFTGENGTGDAIVPTFATLPVLVLTPAPGAVALLASAGVALAALSWSKHHLGGVSGDVIGATNELARLAALHFGVIAWTLW; encoded by the coding sequence GTGGGGGTGAGCGAGGTTACGAGCGCGCTCCGTGGGGCGTTCGGTTTCCTCACGAGGGTACCGATAGGACACAACGAGGCCGACTGGGGAGCGTTCCGGAACACACCCACCGCGTTCGTGCTCGTGGGCTACCCCGTGGGCGCGCTGGTCTCGCTCTCGTTGTTCGTCCCGGGACAGGAGGCGACCGCGTTCGCTCTCCTCCTCTCCGTGTACCTCGTCTGCGGGGTCAACCACGTCGATGGCCTCGCCGACTGCGCCGACGCGGCGGTCGTCCACGGGGACGGAGAGCGCCGTCGCGAGGTACTCAAGGACACGACGACCGGCGTCGGCGCGGTCCTCGCCGTCACGCTCGTCGTCGCCGGTCTCGTACTCGCCGGACTCGCGCTCGCATCGTTCCCGCTTCCCGTCGCGATCGGGATCGTGATCGCCGCGGAGGTCGGCGCGAAGCTCTCGATGGCGCTCGTCGTCTGTCTCGGCGAGGCGACCCACGAGGGGTTCGGCTCGTCGTTCACCGGGGAGAACGGCACGGGGGACGCGATCGTACCGACCTTCGCCACGCTGCCAGTACTCGTCCTCACACCGGCACCGGGTGCCGTCGCGCTGCTCGCGTCGGCCGGCGTCGCGCTCGCCGCCCTGTCGTGGTCGAAACACCACCTCGGCGGGGTCTCCGGTGACGTGATCGGCGCGACGAACGAGCTCGCACGGCTGGCCGCGCTCCATTTCGGGGTGATCGCGTGGACGCTCTGGTGA
- a CDS encoding CobD/CbiB family cobalamin biosynthesis protein, whose translation MPAWASLAVLLALVLEWTFREPPERLHPVAWLGRLVAPLDREWRYSGASGLLVALAVPVLVGGVVYLSVALAGIAHVALASLLAGLVLFSASSLRMLTESASEVAEASENDPERAREALLALVGRERDDLSSGEMRSAAVESCAENLADGLVAPLLAFGVVANVSLPFAAAAAAWVKAVNTLDSMLGYPDKPHGTACAWLDDLVMVVPARVAAVLLSLAARSPDPLLNARRWAGEPASPNSGWPMGTLAGALYVRLEKPGAYVLNPVADLPTVADARKGVRLVTIAGLLAYLLAGVLAWG comes from the coding sequence GTGCCCGCGTGGGCGAGTCTCGCGGTCCTCCTCGCACTCGTTCTGGAGTGGACGTTCCGTGAGCCGCCCGAACGCCTGCACCCGGTGGCCTGGCTCGGACGGCTCGTGGCTCCGCTCGACCGCGAGTGGCGGTATTCAGGAGCGAGCGGACTGCTCGTCGCGCTCGCGGTTCCGGTTCTCGTCGGTGGTGTCGTCTATCTCTCGGTCGCACTTGCGGGGATCGCACACGTCGCGCTGGCTTCGCTCCTCGCGGGCCTGGTCCTCTTCTCCGCGAGCAGCCTCCGGATGCTCACGGAGAGCGCGAGCGAGGTGGCCGAGGCGAGCGAGAACGACCCGGAACGGGCTCGCGAGGCGTTACTCGCGCTCGTCGGCCGCGAGCGGGACGACCTCTCGTCCGGGGAGATGCGAAGCGCCGCGGTCGAGAGTTGTGCCGAGAACCTCGCGGACGGACTGGTCGCCCCCCTCCTCGCGTTCGGGGTCGTCGCGAACGTCTCGCTCCCGTTCGCCGCGGCGGCCGCGGCGTGGGTGAAGGCGGTGAACACGCTCGATTCGATGCTCGGGTATCCCGACAAACCCCACGGGACCGCATGCGCATGGCTCGACGACCTCGTGATGGTCGTCCCCGCACGGGTCGCGGCGGTCTTACTGAGCCTCGCCGCCCGTTCGCCCGACCCGCTGCTCAACGCCAGGCGGTGGGCGGGAGAGCCCGCCTCGCCGAACTCCGGCTGGCCGATGGGGACACTCGCGGGCGCGCTCTACGTGAGACTCGAGAAGCCGGGTGCCTACGTCCTCAATCCGGTCGCGGACCTCCCGACGGTCGCGGACGCACGGAAGGGGGTGCGCCTCGTTACGATCGCCGGCCTGCTCGCTTACCTGCTCGCGGGGGTGCTCGCGTGGGGGTGA
- a CDS encoding HAD family hydrolase: MAVSFDLFGTLVSVDRTEPTRAIANELRARDVTVPDDWERTYGERHVDAPEGAEVPLPSHVAAALRSRGVEFDAHVVRRAVVAAFDPAVETRAGAHETVSTAAEYVPVALLSNCSVPELVPRVLIRSDLDRDAFDAVVTSVGCGWRKPHPEAFHSVAEALDCAVDNLVHVGDSEHADGGIEACGGRFLSVDEHTLAELPDLLSREVP; encoded by the coding sequence GTGGCAGTCAGTTTCGACCTCTTCGGGACGCTCGTCTCCGTCGACCGCACGGAGCCGACGCGGGCGATCGCGAACGAACTCCGCGCACGCGACGTCACGGTCCCGGACGACTGGGAGCGGACCTACGGCGAGCGCCACGTCGACGCGCCGGAGGGTGCGGAGGTCCCGCTGCCTTCGCACGTCGCCGCGGCACTCCGCTCGCGCGGTGTCGAGTTCGACGCGCACGTCGTCCGCCGGGCGGTCGTCGCGGCGTTCGATCCCGCGGTGGAGACGCGAGCGGGCGCACACGAGACCGTCTCGACCGCCGCCGAGTACGTGCCTGTTGCCCTGCTCTCTAACTGCTCGGTGCCGGAGCTCGTCCCGCGGGTGCTGATCCGCTCGGACCTCGATCGCGACGCGTTCGACGCCGTGGTCACCAGCGTCGGCTGTGGCTGGCGAAAGCCCCACCCGGAGGCGTTTCACTCGGTCGCGGAGGCGCTCGACTGCGCGGTCGACAACCTCGTCCACGTCGGGGACTCCGAACACGCGGACGGTGGGATCGAGGCCTGTGGCGGTCGGTTCCTCTCCGTCGACGAGCACACGCTCGCCGAACTCCCCGACCTGCTCTCCCGGGAGGTGCCGTAG
- a CDS encoding hemolysin family protein, with the protein MTLTSDVVFSLLSTAVFGFEITEETITIAGSLAVVVLIALSGFFSSSEIAMFSLGDHKVDAMVAEGLPSAELVQALKADPHRLLVTILVGNNIVNIAMSSIATTVLALHLPPAQSVLVATFGITALVLLFGESAPKSYAVEHTESWARRIARPLKLSEYVMYPLVVVFDRLTRLVNRVTGSTGELESPYVTRDEIQQMIDTGEREGIIEEEEREMLRGVFQFRNRIAKEIMVPRLEIVAVPAEASVSEAIDLCVEEGRDRIPVYKERLDEVVGIVELPDLIAADRRNEESLSELASEAMFVPESKNVDELLAEMREERVQMVIVIDEFGATQGLVTLEDIIEEVVGEILEETEHEPIERIDDGSIRVRGEVNVHEVNEELAIDLPEGGEFETIAGFVFAELGRIPESGETIESEEATLTVERVDNTRITAIRVERHEREESSEDRADDEDV; encoded by the coding sequence ATGACCCTCACGTCGGATGTCGTGTTTTCGCTACTGAGTACGGCCGTCTTCGGCTTCGAGATCACCGAGGAGACGATCACGATCGCCGGCTCGCTCGCGGTCGTGGTGCTGATCGCGCTGTCGGGTTTCTTCTCCTCCTCGGAGATCGCCATGTTCTCGCTCGGCGATCACAAAGTCGACGCGATGGTCGCGGAGGGGCTGCCGAGCGCCGAGCTCGTCCAGGCGTTGAAGGCCGACCCCCATCGCTTGCTCGTGACGATCCTCGTCGGGAACAACATCGTCAACATCGCCATGTCCTCGATCGCGACGACCGTGCTCGCGCTCCACCTCCCGCCGGCACAGTCGGTGCTCGTCGCGACTTTCGGGATCACCGCGCTCGTCCTGCTGTTCGGCGAGAGCGCGCCGAAGTCCTACGCCGTCGAGCACACCGAGTCCTGGGCGCGACGGATCGCCCGGCCGCTCAAACTCTCGGAGTACGTGATGTACCCGCTGGTCGTCGTCTTCGACAGGCTCACCCGGCTGGTCAACCGTGTCACCGGGAGCACGGGCGAGCTCGAGAGCCCCTACGTCACCCGCGACGAGATCCAGCAGATGATCGATACGGGCGAGCGCGAGGGGATCATCGAGGAAGAGGAACGCGAGATGCTCCGCGGGGTCTTCCAGTTCAGAAACCGGATCGCGAAGGAGATCATGGTCCCACGTCTGGAGATCGTCGCGGTGCCGGCGGAGGCGAGCGTGAGCGAGGCGATCGACCTCTGCGTCGAGGAGGGCAGAGATCGGATTCCGGTGTACAAAGAGCGCCTCGACGAGGTCGTCGGGATCGTCGAGCTCCCCGACCTGATCGCGGCCGACCGACGGAACGAGGAGTCGCTCTCCGAACTCGCGAGCGAGGCGATGTTCGTCCCGGAGTCGAAGAACGTCGACGAACTGCTCGCGGAGATGCGCGAGGAGCGCGTCCAGATGGTGATCGTCATCGACGAGTTCGGCGCGACACAGGGGCTGGTGACCTTAGAGGACATCATCGAGGAGGTCGTCGGCGAGATCCTAGAGGAGACCGAACACGAGCCGATCGAACGGATCGACGACGGCTCGATCCGCGTGCGCGGGGAGGTGAACGTCCACGAGGTCAACGAGGAGTTAGCGATCGACCTGCCCGAGGGCGGGGAGTTCGAGACGATCGCCGGCTTCGTCTTCGCCGAACTGGGTCGGATCCCGGAGAGCGGCGAGACGATCGAGAGCGAGGAGGCGACGCTCACCGTCGAGCGGGTGGACAACACCCGGATCACGGCGATTCGGGTCGAACGGCACGAGCGGGAGGAAAGCAGCGAGGACAGAGCGGACGACGAGGACGTCTGA
- a CDS encoding Xaa-Pro peptidase family protein — translation MPTKLPESEFEDRLGEVRDRLGGKDADAAVFFDASSIEYLTGFGHIQTERPVVLGVTEEGVEITVPRLEVERVEPNPWIGAVHHYFDYPGGRPIEVAAEMLTGMGVESVLADADGAPGVMGYEGSALSEFLEVETQSWIPRMRWAKSESEVDLIRESAKWANLGHRYLAEYAEVGAHPATVSQRASTDASRAMLDTLGKRFEERVRGSGPVHAGFISAHETALPHGHTPNQPLREGDVLVTGASSNVDGYRSELERTMFVGEPSDEQVHYFELMLEAQTIAIEALGPGVPIADVDHAVWEYFEEQGVTNLAQHHVGHNIGMGGHEPPYIDRGWAEHCESEDTSYTAEDAVMEPGHVYTIEPGLYTETEGYRHSDTIAVTEDGVEWLTYFPRELEGNVIR, via the coding sequence ATGCCGACGAAGCTACCGGAATCGGAGTTCGAAGACCGGCTCGGCGAGGTACGCGATCGGTTAGGAGGGAAAGACGCCGACGCGGCGGTCTTCTTCGACGCGTCGAGCATCGAGTACCTCACGGGATTCGGCCACATCCAGACCGAGCGGCCGGTCGTCCTCGGAGTCACCGAAGAGGGGGTCGAGATCACGGTTCCCCGACTCGAAGTCGAGCGCGTCGAACCGAATCCCTGGATCGGCGCCGTCCACCACTACTTCGACTACCCGGGTGGGAGACCGATCGAGGTAGCGGCGGAGATGCTCACCGGGATGGGCGTCGAATCGGTACTCGCGGACGCCGACGGCGCTCCGGGCGTGATGGGATACGAGGGATCCGCACTTTCGGAGTTTCTAGAGGTGGAAACCCAGTCGTGGATCCCCCGGATGCGCTGGGCGAAAAGCGAGAGCGAGGTCGACCTGATCCGCGAATCGGCAAAGTGGGCGAACCTCGGTCACCGGTATCTCGCGGAGTACGCCGAGGTCGGCGCGCACCCGGCGACGGTGAGCCAGCGCGCGTCGACCGATGCCTCGCGCGCGATGCTCGACACGCTCGGCAAACGGTTCGAGGAGCGCGTCCGAGGCTCGGGGCCGGTCCACGCCGGATTCATCTCGGCCCACGAGACGGCGCTGCCCCACGGCCACACCCCGAACCAACCCCTGCGCGAGGGCGACGTCCTCGTCACCGGTGCGTCCTCGAACGTCGACGGCTACCGGTCGGAACTCGAGCGAACGATGTTCGTCGGCGAACCGAGCGACGAGCAGGTCCACTACTTCGAGCTGATGCTCGAGGCCCAGACCATCGCCATCGAGGCGCTGGGACCGGGCGTCCCGATCGCCGACGTCGACCACGCCGTCTGGGAGTACTTCGAGGAACAGGGCGTCACGAATCTCGCTCAGCACCACGTCGGGCACAACATCGGGATGGGCGGGCACGAGCCGCCGTACATCGACCGGGGCTGGGCCGAGCACTGCGAGTCCGAAGACACGAGCTACACGGCCGAAGACGCCGTGATGGAGCCGGGCCACGTCTACACGATCGAACCGGGGCTCTACACCGAGACCGAAGGATATCGCCACTCGGATACGATCGCGGTCACGGAAGACGGCGTCGAGTGGCTGACGTACTTCCCACGGGAGCTGGAAGGGAACGTCATCCGGTGA
- a CDS encoding metal-dependent hydrolase, with protein MQPVVHLAVAYLSYAAYTRWRLDRAPTGAAALVAVLAAALPDLIDRPLYWAGLTPVGRTLAHSLLFAIPLIALVRFVTRRVDRSVLGVAFAIGYLSHVVTDVPWHVLAGDYHELGFLLWPVTSMPDYSGVKPLGTVGGLEVTTLWLEAPILVAGLALWIRDGAPGAGVVRDRIRR; from the coding sequence GTGCAGCCGGTCGTCCACCTCGCGGTCGCCTACCTCTCGTACGCCGCGTACACGCGGTGGCGTCTCGACCGAGCGCCGACCGGCGCGGCGGCACTCGTCGCGGTCCTCGCCGCCGCGCTTCCCGACCTGATCGACAGGCCGCTCTACTGGGCCGGACTCACGCCGGTCGGCCGGACACTCGCTCACTCGCTCCTCTTCGCGATCCCGCTGATCGCGCTCGTCCGGTTCGTCACGCGTCGGGTCGATCGGTCGGTCCTCGGGGTGGCGTTCGCCATCGGCTACCTCTCGCACGTCGTCACAGACGTCCCCTGGCACGTCCTCGCCGGGGACTACCACGAACTCGGCTTTCTCCTCTGGCCGGTCACATCCATGCCCGACTACAGCGGCGTCAAACCGCTCGGAACGGTCGGCGGGCTCGAGGTGACGACGCTCTGGCTCGAGGCCCCGATCCTCGTCGCCGGACTCGCGCTCTGGATCCGCGACGGAGCTCCTGGAGCAGGCGTCGTACGCGACAGGATCCGTCGGTGA
- a CDS encoding phage repressor protein yields MGLLDRIKHAGFRPQKTRLQIDWMTNTDERIMQRLRGSEPQTPAAIASDLERSAEYVADRCRQLAIRELLVQHESGEYRYALAALGERYLDDEISVEELEER; encoded by the coding sequence ATGGGACTGCTCGACCGGATCAAGCACGCCGGCTTCCGCCCGCAGAAGACGAGGCTACAGATCGACTGGATGACCAACACCGACGAGCGGATCATGCAGCGCCTGCGCGGGTCGGAGCCGCAGACGCCCGCCGCCATCGCGAGCGACCTCGAGCGGAGCGCGGAGTACGTCGCCGACCGCTGTCGACAGCTCGCGATCCGGGAACTACTCGTCCAGCACGAGTCGGGGGAGTACCGTTACGCGCTCGCCGCGCTCGGCGAGCGCTACCTCGACGACGAGATCAGCGTCGAGGAGCTCGAAGAGCGCTGA
- a CDS encoding ribbon-helix-helix protein, CopG family, translated as MSKITFRADEDLVERIEDLDASKSEVMREALRRYLDAAGAPVAPERESLDDVLAQRIDALVEERIGARAPPQEVSVTVNIDDERAVSHASDTAQSPDSERNEGTTACGRCGETVAADHVHCPNCGEKRSNRVFCDCGDELRSDWAFCPTCGRRTPAADVLDP; from the coding sequence ATGAGCAAGATCACGTTCCGGGCGGACGAGGACCTCGTCGAGCGGATCGAGGATCTCGACGCATCGAAGAGCGAGGTGATGCGCGAGGCGCTCAGACGGTATCTCGACGCCGCCGGAGCGCCCGTCGCGCCCGAACGTGAGAGCCTCGACGACGTCCTCGCCCAGCGGATCGACGCGCTCGTTGAGGAGCGAATCGGCGCGCGCGCGCCGCCACAGGAGGTGAGCGTCACCGTAAACATCGACGACGAGCGGGCTGTCTCCCACGCGTCGGACACGGCGCAGTCCCCCGATTCCGAGCGAAACGAGGGGACGACGGCCTGTGGGCGCTGTGGCGAAACGGTCGCCGCCGACCACGTCCACTGCCCCAACTGCGGGGAGAAACGGTCGAACCGCGTCTTCTGTGACTGCGGCGACGAGCTCCGCTCTGACTGGGCGTTCTGTCCGACCTGCGGGCGTCGGACGCCGGCCGCGGACGTGCTCGATCCGTAG
- a CDS encoding ribbon-helix-helix domain-containing protein — protein sequence MERVTLRIPEQQIEEVERMVETGQFPNRSEAIRSAVREMLNEHGRTQEAGSQKRPWAKV from the coding sequence ATGGAACGTGTGACACTGCGAATCCCAGAACAGCAGATAGAAGAGGTCGAACGGATGGTCGAGACCGGCCAATTCCCGAACCGGAGCGAGGCGATCCGGTCGGCCGTTCGCGAGATGTTGAACGAACACGGCCGAACCCAGGAGGCCGGATCACAGAAGCGTCCCTGGGCGAAGGTGTAA
- the ftsZ gene encoding cell division protein FtsZ, whose translation MQDIVRDALDNAEAEQERKRELSESDDFGDPRIVIVGCGGAGNNTVNRLYNIGVDGADTVAINTDKQHLQMIEADTKILVGKSLTSGLGAGGDPEMGERATEMATGTVEEVLGDADLVFVTAGMGGGTGTGAAPVVSKIAKSQGAIVVGMVSTPFNVERARTVKAEEGLERLRNEADSIIVLDNNRLLDYVPNLPIGKAFSVMDQIIAETVKGISETITQPSLINLDYADMTAIMNQGGVAVMLVGETQDKNKTDEVVRDAMNHPLLDVDYRGASGGLVHITGGPDLTLKEAEGIAHNITERLEASANVIWGARIQEEYNGKVRVMAIMTGVQSAQILGPTTQKQADRSRESMGDTLQFDAQSDGGRDEVAQRNGLDVIR comes from the coding sequence ATGCAGGATATAGTCAGGGACGCACTCGACAACGCCGAGGCCGAGCAGGAGCGCAAACGGGAGCTGAGCGAGTCAGACGACTTCGGCGATCCCCGGATCGTCATCGTCGGCTGCGGCGGCGCTGGCAACAACACCGTCAATCGCCTCTACAACATCGGCGTCGACGGCGCCGACACGGTCGCGATCAACACGGATAAACAGCACCTCCAGATGATCGAGGCCGACACGAAGATCCTCGTCGGCAAGTCGCTGACCAGCGGCCTCGGCGCCGGCGGCGATCCCGAGATGGGCGAACGCGCGACCGAGATGGCGACCGGGACCGTCGAGGAGGTGCTCGGCGACGCCGACCTCGTGTTCGTCACCGCGGGCATGGGTGGCGGCACCGGTACCGGCGCGGCGCCCGTCGTCTCGAAGATCGCGAAGAGTCAGGGCGCGATCGTCGTCGGGATGGTCTCGACGCCGTTCAACGTCGAGCGCGCGCGGACGGTGAAGGCCGAGGAGGGCCTCGAACGGCTCCGCAACGAGGCCGACTCGATCATCGTTCTGGACAACAACCGGCTACTGGACTACGTCCCGAACCTACCCATCGGAAAGGCCTTTTCGGTGATGGACCAGATCATCGCCGAGACGGTAAAGGGGATCAGCGAGACGATCACCCAGCCGTCGCTGATCAACCTCGACTACGCCGACATGACCGCGATCATGAACCAGGGCGGCGTCGCGGTGATGCTCGTCGGCGAGACCCAGGACAAGAACAAGACGGACGAGGTCGTCCGCGACGCGATGAACCACCCGCTGCTCGACGTCGACTACCGCGGCGCGTCGGGTGGACTCGTCCACATCACCGGCGGTCCGGACCTCACCCTCAAGGAGGCCGAGGGCATCGCCCACAACATCACGGAACGCCTCGAGGCGAGCGCGAACGTGATCTGGGGTGCCCGGATCCAGGAGGAGTACAACGGCAAAGTGCGCGTGATGGCGATCATGACGGGCGTCCAGAGCGCACAGATCCTCGGTCCGACGACGCAGAAACAGGCCGATCGCTCGCGCGAGAGCATGGGCGACACGCTGCAGTTCGACGCACAGAGCGACGGCGGCCGCGACGAGGTCGCCCAGCGAAACGGCCTCGACGTCATCCGCTGA